A genomic window from Paenibacillus sp. FSL K6-0276 includes:
- a CDS encoding RidA family protein produces the protein MSKKQVATTKAPGAIGPYSQAITTGSWVYTSGQLGLNPETGNLAEGVQEQARQALSNVQAILEEAGATLDHVVKTTVFLKDMNDFAAVNEVYSTFFKEPYPARSAIEVARLPKDGLVEIEAVARKK, from the coding sequence ATGAGTAAAAAACAAGTAGCTACAACCAAAGCACCCGGAGCAATTGGTCCTTATAGTCAGGCTATAACCACGGGTAGTTGGGTATACACTTCAGGACAACTTGGCCTGAATCCGGAAACGGGAAATTTGGCTGAGGGCGTACAAGAACAAGCACGTCAAGCGCTTAGCAATGTACAAGCCATTCTTGAAGAAGCTGGTGCAACGCTAGACCATGTAGTAAAGACAACCGTATTCTTAAAGGATATGAATGATTTCGCGGCTGTTAATGAGGTTTATAGCACCTTCTTTAAAGAACCTTATCCTGCCCGCAGTGCCATTGAGGTTGCGCGTCTGCCTAAAGATGGACTTGTAGAGATTGAAGCGGTAGCTCGTAAGAAATAA
- the coxB gene encoding cytochrome c oxidase subunit II translates to MMKTWQAVKRLLPMTAMFGLFLAGCGREDLSALRPQGPAAEMSYGLMELSISIMIVVLLIVFAIAAYVLIRFRRKPGQNEIPEQVEGSIKLEILWTVIPLILVVVLAVPTVKAVFAAGDDHANDKDAIKVKVTGHQYWWEFEYTDYKVTTAQDLIIPVGKDIAFELETKDVLHSFWVPSLSGKIDTNPAGTINRFSFSAPNEGVYRGKCAELCGPSHGFMEFKVKSVSEQDFQKWIDSMKAPVAVLPEDPALAEKFKAACLTCHAVGDQGINNAPNLTGIGSRESIAGILLNDDTREDGAPLEENLKTWLHDPQSVKPGNLMPNPKDLGLSDAEIDGIAEYLANYKLD, encoded by the coding sequence ATGATGAAAACGTGGCAGGCTGTAAAGCGACTCCTTCCCATGACCGCTATGTTTGGACTCTTTCTTGCCGGGTGCGGCCGTGAGGACTTATCGGCGCTCAGACCACAGGGACCTGCAGCGGAAATGTCTTACGGATTAATGGAGCTGTCGATCAGTATTATGATCGTCGTGTTGCTGATTGTCTTTGCGATTGCAGCTTATGTACTGATCCGTTTCCGCAGGAAGCCGGGCCAGAATGAAATCCCTGAGCAGGTTGAGGGTAGCATCAAGCTTGAGATTCTCTGGACGGTCATTCCGCTTATCCTCGTAGTGGTACTGGCAGTTCCAACGGTGAAAGCAGTGTTCGCCGCAGGAGATGATCATGCCAATGACAAGGATGCGATCAAGGTTAAAGTAACCGGCCACCAATATTGGTGGGAGTTTGAGTATACCGATTACAAGGTGACTACAGCACAGGATCTGATTATTCCAGTAGGCAAAGATATTGCTTTTGAACTGGAGACTAAAGACGTGCTGCACTCCTTCTGGGTTCCTTCCCTATCCGGTAAAATCGACACCAACCCAGCCGGAACGATTAACCGCTTCAGCTTTAGTGCACCTAATGAAGGCGTTTACCGCGGAAAATGTGCGGAGCTATGCGGGCCGTCTCATGGATTCATGGAATTTAAGGTGAAATCGGTTAGTGAACAGGATTTTCAGAAGTGGATTGATTCGATGAAAGCACCCGTAGCTGTACTACCAGAGGATCCTGCTTTAGCTGAGAAGTTCAAAGCGGCGTGTCTAACTTGCCACGCTGTAGGCGATCAAGGGATTAATAATGCGCCGAACTTGACCGGAATTGGTTCTCGGGAGTCGATTGCAGGGATTCTGCTCAACGACGACACGAGGGAAGATGGTGCGCCGCTTGAAGAGAATCTCAAAACATGGCTGCACGATCCTCAATCTGTAAAGCCGGGCAATCTGATGCCTAACCCCAAAGATCTAGGCCTAAGTGATGCGGAGATTGATGGCATTGCTGAGTATTTGGCCAACTATAAGCTGGACTAA
- a CDS encoding serine hydrolase, whose product MDQPTPLLTSSYNVVPAMTTALPEETATRREGLEQAHNAIQKEYPKMHSMLIVRHGKLIFERYYGNHHAGALNDLRSATKSFISALTGIAIDRGDIPDIDVFVSKVLRKHIPYLHSPHLSKITLRHLLTMTSGFSWITGKKLGEPFVRNLHRSRRWGSFALSMNIIPEHIGQFQYRSIDSHLISMILSESTGLDAFTYATQHLFSPLRMTHTAWLPSPEGHSMGHIGLHLNSRDMAKFGICLLNNGIFAEQQIIPKHWLQEALTAQTAGYPAFGDYGYQFWIGMMSGQPYKLAHGHGGQQILLLPKLDAVVIFTAESKTNNWKSPRKLLEKYIIPTMS is encoded by the coding sequence ATGGACCAACCGACACCATTACTGACTTCATCTTATAACGTAGTTCCCGCAATGACTACCGCACTACCAGAGGAAACAGCAACGCGCCGGGAAGGTCTTGAACAAGCCCATAATGCTATTCAGAAAGAATACCCAAAGATGCATAGTATGCTTATTGTTCGCCACGGCAAGCTCATCTTCGAACGTTATTACGGCAACCATCATGCCGGGGCATTAAATGATCTTCGATCTGCAACCAAAAGCTTTATCAGCGCGCTTACCGGAATCGCTATCGATCGGGGAGATATCCCTGATATCGATGTCTTTGTTTCGAAGGTACTTCGTAAGCATATTCCATACCTACACTCCCCTCATCTATCAAAAATCACTCTCCGTCATCTGCTCACCATGACTTCCGGGTTTAGCTGGATCACGGGCAAGAAGCTAGGTGAGCCGTTCGTCCGGAACCTTCACCGCAGTCGCCGCTGGGGTTCCTTTGCCCTTAGTATGAACATTATTCCGGAACATATCGGTCAATTCCAATACCGCAGTATCGACTCACACCTGATTTCGATGATACTTAGTGAATCTACAGGTCTCGATGCGTTCACCTATGCTACACAGCATTTATTTAGCCCTCTCCGAATGACTCACACCGCTTGGTTACCGAGTCCTGAAGGACACAGTATGGGACATATCGGTCTGCACTTAAACTCCCGAGATATGGCTAAATTCGGGATCTGTCTACTTAATAACGGTATATTTGCTGAACAGCAGATCATTCCGAAGCATTGGCTGCAAGAAGCGCTAACCGCACAGACTGCGGGATATCCGGCTTTTGGAGATTACGGATATCAGTTCTGGATTGGCATGATGAGCGGCCAACCCTACAAGCTTGCTCATGGGCATGGCGGACAGCAAATCCTTCTCCTCCCCAAGCTAGATGCGGTTGTGATCTTTACAGCAGAGAGCAAGACAAACAATTGGAAGAGCCCCCGCAAGCTATTGGAAAAATATATTATACCCACAATGAGCTAA
- a CDS encoding DEAD/DEAH box helicase, giving the protein MTKHLYAIWLGDVLFCFSGETSEPKVDAWTRVVKRLELQGGVRPFTSAALRLAEVKYPAPPVEGKPARRGLPGRTFEGLALVPSDAFELLLAWDETLCRDQGVEPGGELRYWAAAARFTLELMGTGGVTPGALPPRPVGTRRRGGEQAATVCWSPAFRKQEDKEIFLQLAASMPVLALGTHIAEAGDLSSREEAGAYVLYSFMQAVMTAEIKKVIAGIEGELTPFKANYRRGYSPLTELWWNSLLTGSRDIPVQGTQAEVTDLLATVNETAGSDVPQSEPEEARSGQLGLGLRLEPPGDNDEIWRLTFWAENKEEGEFWIPAKSIWSSKEREFTLWGKRYRNIQQQLLIALGRAAKISPDIQRALAKPAPAGADLEPERLYFFLKETVQQLRERGITVQMPSRWSREGRRRIGMKMKMQPVVSGIDSPAPVALGMEELISFRIEASLGESTISEEELNALVEAGVPFVRFRGEWIEVDPKEIRQVLKYMKRHENGEMTAADWMRLEAEDGEERLWKGMQVTGMETSGLLSSLMRGDILRNLPARPVPVGLHGTLRPYQERGYQWLSVLSGLGFGVCLADDMGLGKTVQVITCLLDRALSAPPEEKQEPVLILCPTSLLGNWQRELQRFAPSLKVHIHHGGRRVRGDSFLKLAASHDIVLTTYHLAGRDSEDLANVQWSTVVLDEAQYIKNHRTKQAQSVMKLSAPHRIAMTGTPVENRLGELWSIFHFLNPGYLGTYHSFRQRYVSGEGGERLRELHRLVSPFLLRRLKSDPDISKDLPEKLELKSYCPLTETQAALYQGVVDEMLGVIGESSGMARRGLVLSSLTKLKQICNHPQLFRKEEGRGPRNEQSGKMEVMFEILDSIAEVGESALIFTQYVAMGELLVSKLTKRYGTAPLFLHGGIPKRERDEMVHDFQEGKGPSFFVLSLKAGGVGLNLTRANHVIHYDRWWNPAVENQATDRAFRIGQDKNVQVHKLICQGTLEERIDELIERKKSLSEQVVGSGETWLTEMSNHELKELIELQDQDWM; this is encoded by the coding sequence ATGACTAAGCATCTTTATGCAATATGGTTGGGGGATGTGTTATTTTGCTTCTCTGGCGAAACTTCGGAGCCGAAGGTTGACGCTTGGACCCGAGTTGTGAAGCGGCTGGAGCTGCAGGGAGGAGTGCGTCCTTTTACGAGTGCTGCTCTGCGTCTGGCAGAAGTGAAATATCCGGCTCCTCCTGTAGAGGGGAAGCCAGCACGACGTGGATTGCCCGGACGAACATTCGAAGGGCTCGCCTTAGTCCCTAGCGATGCATTTGAACTGCTTCTGGCATGGGACGAGACGTTATGCCGAGATCAGGGAGTGGAGCCTGGCGGCGAATTGCGTTATTGGGCGGCAGCAGCTCGCTTTACGCTGGAACTGATGGGTACAGGGGGAGTTACGCCAGGAGCCTTGCCCCCACGCCCGGTGGGTACACGTCGTCGTGGTGGAGAACAGGCGGCGACGGTCTGCTGGTCTCCGGCTTTTCGAAAACAGGAGGATAAGGAGATCTTTCTGCAGCTGGCAGCTTCCATGCCGGTACTGGCACTAGGGACGCATATCGCTGAGGCGGGGGATTTATCCTCACGGGAAGAGGCTGGCGCCTATGTTCTTTACTCCTTTATGCAGGCGGTTATGACTGCAGAGATAAAAAAAGTGATTGCGGGTATTGAAGGTGAACTCACACCTTTCAAAGCCAATTATCGCCGTGGTTATTCCCCATTAACAGAGCTATGGTGGAATAGCCTTCTTACAGGTAGCCGGGATATACCCGTACAGGGAACTCAAGCAGAGGTGACAGACCTTCTAGCCACTGTGAATGAGACAGCTGGAAGCGATGTGCCACAATCAGAACCTGAGGAAGCGCGGAGTGGACAGCTGGGTCTTGGGCTACGTCTGGAGCCGCCCGGAGATAATGACGAAATCTGGCGATTAACCTTCTGGGCGGAGAACAAGGAAGAAGGGGAATTCTGGATTCCGGCAAAATCGATTTGGAGCAGTAAGGAACGAGAGTTTACGTTATGGGGGAAACGCTATCGCAATATTCAGCAGCAGCTTCTTATAGCGCTGGGCCGAGCAGCGAAAATATCACCAGATATTCAGCGCGCTCTTGCTAAGCCTGCACCTGCGGGAGCGGATTTGGAACCTGAACGTCTTTATTTCTTTTTGAAGGAGACGGTGCAGCAGTTGCGTGAGCGGGGAATAACGGTGCAGATGCCATCGCGCTGGAGCCGTGAGGGACGCCGCCGGATTGGCATGAAGATGAAAATGCAGCCGGTAGTGAGTGGGATCGATAGTCCTGCACCAGTGGCTCTTGGCATGGAAGAACTGATCTCGTTTCGCATTGAGGCCTCACTTGGGGAAAGTACAATCAGCGAAGAAGAACTGAACGCATTAGTGGAGGCTGGCGTGCCTTTTGTACGTTTCCGGGGAGAATGGATTGAGGTAGATCCTAAAGAAATTCGCCAGGTTCTTAAATATATGAAACGCCATGAAAATGGGGAAATGACTGCAGCTGATTGGATGCGGCTAGAGGCTGAGGATGGCGAGGAGCGGCTCTGGAAAGGGATGCAAGTAACGGGGATGGAAACATCCGGACTATTGTCGTCGCTTATGCGGGGTGACATATTACGTAATCTTCCAGCGCGTCCCGTGCCTGTTGGTCTGCACGGAACCCTGAGACCTTATCAGGAGCGCGGCTATCAATGGCTCTCCGTCCTCAGTGGTCTGGGCTTTGGGGTGTGTCTGGCTGATGACATGGGTCTCGGTAAGACGGTGCAGGTCATCACCTGTCTGCTGGACCGCGCGTTAAGTGCTCCACCTGAAGAGAAGCAGGAGCCCGTGCTGATTCTCTGCCCAACATCGCTTCTAGGTAACTGGCAGCGGGAATTGCAGCGCTTTGCTCCTTCACTTAAGGTTCACATTCATCATGGTGGACGCCGCGTACGGGGTGACAGTTTTTTAAAACTGGCTGCAAGTCATGATATTGTATTGACGACCTATCACTTAGCGGGTCGTGACAGCGAGGATTTGGCGAATGTTCAGTGGTCCACTGTGGTGCTGGATGAAGCTCAGTATATTAAGAATCACCGGACGAAACAGGCGCAAAGTGTGATGAAGCTATCAGCGCCGCATCGCATAGCTATGACAGGTACTCCGGTTGAGAACAGACTAGGCGAGTTATGGTCTATTTTTCACTTTTTAAACCCGGGCTATTTAGGAACCTATCATTCCTTCCGGCAACGTTATGTGTCTGGTGAGGGTGGGGAACGACTGCGGGAATTACATCGCTTGGTGTCACCATTCTTATTGCGACGCCTGAAAAGTGATCCGGATATCTCTAAAGATTTACCGGAGAAGCTGGAGCTGAAGTCCTATTGTCCGTTGACGGAAACACAAGCAGCCCTGTATCAGGGTGTCGTGGATGAAATGCTTGGCGTGATCGGAGAGAGTAGTGGGATGGCTCGAAGAGGACTCGTATTGTCTTCTCTGACGAAGTTGAAGCAGATTTGCAATCACCCTCAGCTATTCCGCAAAGAAGAAGGCCGGGGCCCGCGAAATGAACAATCCGGTAAAATGGAGGTCATGTTCGAGATTCTCGATAGCATTGCAGAGGTCGGAGAATCTGCGTTGATTTTTACTCAATATGTAGCGATGGGTGAGCTCTTGGTTAGCAAGCTGACTAAGCGTTATGGAACAGCGCCACTGTTCTTACATGGCGGAATTCCAAAACGAGAGCGCGACGAGATGGTTCATGATTTTCAAGAGGGGAAGGGTCCTTCCTTCTTCGTACTTTCTCTTAAAGCAGGTGGCGTAGGGTTGAACCTTACAAGAGCTAATCATGTTATCCATTACGACCGTTGGTGGAATCCGGCAGTTGAGAATCAAGCGACAGACCGGGCATTCCGAATTGGTCAGGATAAGAATGTTCAAGTCCATAAGCTGATTTGCCAAGGAACGTTGGAAGAACGCATTGATGAATTGATTGAGCGCAAGAAAAGCCTTTCCGAGCAGGTTGTTGGCTCTGGAGAAACATGGTTGACTGAGATGTCTAATCATGAGCTGAAAGAGCTTATTGAACTGCAGGATCAGGACTGGATGTAA
- a CDS encoding tryptophan-rich sensory protein, whose amino-acid sequence MRRYNPYKWRNLLFFLGVIIVNVLSVTLPLGGHSTKEISDKYQTYLTPAGFAFSIWSLIYLLLAGFVIYQFRSYTASRDSVRAIQFWFVLSCIFNMSWLFLWHYLYIELSLVAMVLMLISIIVIYRRTRQISNPTSGEKWLIKLPFSIYLGWISVATIVNVSVVLEKNHWEGLGLSGSTWAVIMLCVGTPLAVVVSYPYRDSIYPLVFVWAFIAIALEHKETSNVYLTGLITASLLLLYSIWLLLKPRRSRYNRYRSY is encoded by the coding sequence TTGAGACGTTATAATCCTTATAAATGGCGGAACCTTCTGTTCTTCTTAGGTGTGATTATCGTGAATGTACTCTCGGTAACCTTGCCATTAGGAGGGCACAGCACTAAAGAAATCTCTGATAAATATCAGACCTACTTAACGCCAGCCGGTTTCGCGTTTTCCATCTGGTCCTTGATTTATTTACTGTTAGCCGGTTTCGTTATTTATCAATTCCGTTCCTATACAGCCTCTAGAGATTCTGTGCGAGCAATTCAGTTCTGGTTTGTCCTGAGCTGTATCTTTAATATGAGTTGGCTCTTCCTCTGGCATTATTTATACATCGAGCTCTCTCTGGTTGCCATGGTGCTAATGTTAATTTCCATAATTGTTATCTATCGAAGAACCCGCCAGATCTCAAATCCTACTTCAGGCGAGAAATGGCTGATAAAGCTACCCTTTAGTATATACCTTGGCTGGATTTCTGTGGCTACTATCGTGAACGTTAGCGTTGTTCTGGAGAAGAATCATTGGGAAGGTTTGGGCCTTAGCGGTAGCACTTGGGCCGTTATCATGCTCTGCGTGGGGACTCCGCTTGCGGTTGTTGTCAGCTATCCTTACCGAGATAGCATTTATCCACTGGTATTCGTATGGGCTTTCATCGCGATTGCCTTGGAACACAAAGAGACCAGTAATGTCTATTTAACGGGTCTGATTACAGCAAGTCTCCTGCTGCTCTACAGCATCTGGTTACTGCTCAAACCGCGCCGTAGTAGGTACAACAGATACAGAAGTTACTGA
- a CDS encoding GTP pyrophosphokinase family protein, whose product MQQWQGNSSEDFAKLVNEFEALPALYRHALNDLQNKIDVIKTEWQSRDGFSPIEHVKCRIKEPKSILQKMERKGYGFSLENMEQYIHDIAGMRIVCAFVKDIYRLVDHLSTREDIRVLEIKDYIAHPKPNGYQSLHLIVGIPLVLLEGTRWVKAEIQLRTLAMDFWASMEHILYYKFDKQLPSHVADELKEAARAADELDQKMLRLRREILELSEGESPSIGQH is encoded by the coding sequence CTGCAACAGTGGCAAGGCAACAGCAGCGAGGATTTCGCCAAACTGGTAAACGAGTTCGAGGCTCTGCCGGCACTCTATCGCCACGCGTTAAATGATCTTCAGAATAAAATCGATGTGATCAAGACGGAATGGCAGTCTCGAGACGGCTTCAGTCCCATCGAACATGTCAAATGCCGGATCAAAGAGCCGAAGAGCATTCTTCAAAAGATGGAGCGTAAAGGCTACGGTTTCAGCTTGGAGAATATGGAACAATACATTCACGATATTGCTGGAATGCGGATTGTATGTGCCTTTGTTAAAGATATTTACCGTTTAGTAGATCATCTTAGTACACGCGAAGACATCCGCGTACTAGAGATTAAAGATTATATAGCTCATCCCAAGCCAAACGGGTATCAAAGCCTTCATCTTATAGTGGGTATCCCACTCGTCCTGCTGGAAGGAACACGCTGGGTAAAAGCTGAGATACAGCTACGCACCCTAGCTATGGACTTTTGGGCAAGCATGGAACATATTCTGTATTATAAATTTGATAAGCAGCTCCCTTCGCATGTCGCCGATGAACTGAAAGAAGCCGCACGCGCCGCTGATGAATTGGATCAGAAAATGCTACGTCTACGCCGCGAGATTCTAGAACTTTCAGAGGGGGAATCTCCCTCCATTGGGCAGCATTAG
- a CDS encoding helix-turn-helix domain-containing protein codes for MEQLLLHLRNLGFTEMESKIMVELATKGQASGYEVAKQLGVSRSNVYAALQRLTQQGYVRCGEGEPARYSVLNPEELATMISGRVQASLAYMESEMPRGGPVSPSFYNVEGDRNVMGALIRQLNMAEQEIVVDVWREEASLLRSELEQAELRGVRLLWAFDGGNAAPASFPVWPPLGRDSQRKGGRKFSFVIDRRWCMLGMRYEDGSAQAVVTEHPVLVELLLNHFSQEMVLFELEQDMGAELTERYGERYSKIHSKYVMHDQGDDGEEQAQ; via the coding sequence ATGGAACAGCTGCTGCTGCATCTGCGCAATCTGGGCTTCACGGAGATGGAGTCCAAAATTATGGTAGAGCTTGCGACTAAAGGTCAGGCTTCTGGATATGAGGTTGCCAAACAGCTCGGAGTTTCAAGATCGAATGTGTATGCAGCGCTTCAACGCCTTACGCAGCAGGGATATGTACGATGTGGCGAAGGAGAACCTGCGCGGTACAGTGTTCTTAATCCAGAGGAGCTTGCGACTATGATTTCGGGACGGGTTCAAGCTTCGCTGGCCTATATGGAAAGTGAGATGCCTCGCGGAGGACCTGTTAGCCCTTCTTTTTATAATGTGGAAGGCGATCGCAATGTAATGGGGGCTCTGATTCGCCAGCTTAATATGGCAGAGCAGGAGATCGTAGTTGATGTGTGGCGCGAGGAGGCCTCGCTTTTGCGGAGTGAGCTTGAACAGGCTGAGCTGCGTGGAGTTAGACTGTTATGGGCTTTTGATGGTGGTAATGCTGCTCCAGCCTCTTTTCCGGTATGGCCACCTCTTGGAAGAGATTCGCAGCGCAAGGGTGGGCGGAAGTTCTCATTCGTGATCGATAGGCGCTGGTGTATGCTCGGGATGCGCTATGAAGATGGATCAGCACAAGCGGTCGTAACTGAGCACCCGGTGTTAGTAGAACTGCTATTGAATCATTTTTCGCAGGAAATGGTACTGTTCGAGTTGGAGCAGGATATGGGCGCAGAACTTACAGAACGTTATGGTGAACGTTACAGCAAAATTCACAGCAAATATGTGATGCATGATCAGGGCGATGATGGGGAAGAACAGGCGCAGTAG
- a CDS encoding zinc ribbon domain-containing protein, which produces MSFIKKIKDSASRVTEKAQNSVEIGKLNGLISDVEREMEVEFTKMGRLFYEGYRSKDMSVAEGKMVELSRNCSKLQEKIEVLRTRIAELKNERLCSCGHIVALDANFCPKCGRKLEELTTSRKIPSTPVFVQSVNEDEEEDQYYGADELTDEEKQLAMKLHPQSVVYAEVLHSDDELPLEEYKGTEQDIERERRQAEQLERERRRQLELDRRFGEWHKNEHQEESAVTEDNGVRDMIQCQICRNELPKGSLWCPRCGSEQI; this is translated from the coding sequence ATGAGTTTTATCAAAAAAATTAAAGATAGCGCGAGCCGGGTCACCGAAAAAGCACAGAACTCAGTAGAGATCGGCAAGCTGAACGGGCTTATTTCCGATGTTGAACGTGAGATGGAAGTTGAATTTACGAAAATGGGCAGACTTTTTTATGAAGGGTATCGCTCAAAGGATATGTCGGTAGCTGAAGGTAAAATGGTGGAGCTTTCACGTAACTGTTCTAAGCTTCAGGAGAAAATCGAAGTCCTACGTACACGAATTGCTGAGCTGAAAAATGAGCGGCTATGTTCTTGTGGTCATATCGTGGCGCTTGATGCAAACTTTTGCCCGAAATGTGGAAGAAAGCTTGAAGAGTTGACTACTTCAAGGAAGATACCTTCTACGCCGGTATTCGTTCAATCTGTGAACGAGGATGAAGAAGAGGATCAATATTATGGGGCAGATGAGCTTACGGATGAAGAGAAGCAGCTTGCGATGAAGCTCCACCCGCAGAGTGTGGTATATGCTGAAGTTCTGCATTCGGATGACGAGCTGCCACTCGAAGAATATAAGGGGACCGAGCAAGATATTGAGCGGGAACGTAGACAAGCCGAACAGCTGGAACGTGAAAGAAGAAGACAACTTGAACTTGATCGTCGCTTCGGGGAATGGCACAAAAATGAACATCAGGAGGAATCTGCGGTCACCGAGGACAATGGTGTGCGAGATATGATCCAGTGTCAAATCTGTCGGAATGAATTACCTAAGGGCTCCTTATGGTGTCCCCGTTGTGGATCAGAGCAAATATAG
- a CDS encoding diacylglycerol kinase family protein, with translation MYLFIINPRSGGGAGGRTWHTVEALMKERTLPYMTLFTHSAEGAEALVLNTLKHREDWRAVIVIGGDGTLHSILGALRGKDIPTAIIPAGSGNDSARGFGIPIATEAALEAALSERYIEADLLSGADGLTLTAVASGFDAQVAENVNASRYKRLCNAIGAGQLAYLIGILHTLMTFKPCRVSVACDGTEHVFEKAWLVSICNLPSYGGGLLICPQAKADDGQLDVCVVHGCSRGQLLRLFPTVLKGKHVALPFVSMLRGRSIAVNFAEARLAIGDGESFGKGPLAVRCEPGALRVLSPLAAVSAQRPADIAAACGGNG, from the coding sequence ATGTATCTATTCATCATAAACCCACGTTCCGGCGGGGGCGCAGGCGGGCGGACCTGGCATACTGTAGAGGCGCTCATGAAAGAGCGAACGTTGCCTTATATGACCTTGTTTACGCATAGCGCAGAGGGCGCAGAAGCCCTCGTTCTAAATACACTTAAACACCGTGAAGACTGGAGAGCCGTGATTGTAATCGGCGGCGACGGCACGCTACACAGCATTTTGGGTGCCCTTCGCGGCAAAGATATCCCCACGGCAATCATCCCTGCCGGCTCCGGTAACGACTCCGCACGCGGCTTCGGCATTCCAATTGCGACTGAAGCTGCGCTAGAAGCTGCACTTAGCGAGCGGTATATCGAAGCAGATCTGCTCTCGGGTGCCGACGGTTTGACCCTAACGGCGGTCGCTAGTGGTTTCGATGCTCAGGTGGCCGAGAATGTGAATGCCAGCCGTTACAAACGGTTGTGCAATGCTATAGGAGCAGGCCAACTGGCTTATCTCATCGGCATATTACATACGCTGATGACGTTCAAGCCTTGCCGAGTGAGTGTAGCCTGCGACGGGACGGAGCATGTCTTTGAGAAGGCATGGCTGGTCTCGATCTGCAACCTGCCCAGCTACGGCGGCGGGCTCTTGATCTGCCCGCAGGCGAAGGCCGATGACGGCCAGCTCGACGTCTGCGTCGTGCATGGGTGCAGCCGCGGGCAACTGCTGCGGCTGTTCCCAACGGTACTGAAGGGCAAGCATGTCGCGTTGCCCTTCGTGTCCATGTTGCGTGGACGTAGCATAGCCGTCAACTTCGCAGAGGCCCGGCTGGCGATCGGCGATGGCGAGAGCTTCGGCAAAGGGCCGCTAGCCGTACGCTGCGAGCCGGGGGCGCTGCGGGTGCTCTCGCCGCTGGCGGCGGTTAGTGCACAGCGCCCCGCCGATATTGCAGCGGCCTGCGGTGGCAACGGGTAA
- a CDS encoding xanthine phosphoribosyltransferase codes for MELLRQKVLKEGIVLGQGVLKVDSFLNHQMDPFLMREVGREFTRRFAGEEITKVLTIESSGIAPGIMTALELEVPLIFARKQKSLTLTEDIYVEKVYSFTKKETNEITVSKKFIAPGERVLIVDDFLANGEAAFGLARIVEQAGGSVVGIGIVIEKAFQPGNRLLKEAGYRVESLVRIASLEDGRISFVEEELLG; via the coding sequence ATGGAGCTGTTGAGACAAAAGGTGTTAAAAGAAGGTATTGTACTCGGGCAAGGCGTGCTCAAGGTGGATTCTTTTCTGAATCATCAGATGGACCCCTTCCTAATGCGTGAGGTTGGCCGTGAGTTTACCCGCCGTTTCGCGGGCGAAGAGATTACGAAGGTACTGACGATTGAATCTTCGGGAATTGCTCCGGGGATTATGACGGCATTAGAGCTGGAGGTTCCGCTGATTTTTGCCCGCAAGCAGAAATCGTTGACACTGACAGAGGATATCTATGTAGAAAAGGTATACTCCTTCACGAAGAAAGAAACGAATGAAATTACCGTTTCTAAGAAGTTCATTGCTCCCGGAGAGCGGGTGCTGATTGTCGATGATTTCTTGGCGAATGGCGAAGCAGCCTTCGGACTTGCTCGCATTGTTGAGCAGGCAGGGGGAAGTGTAGTTGGAATTGGCATTGTGATCGAAAAAGCGTTCCAGCCAGGGAATAGGCTGTTGAAGGAAGCAGGCTACCGCGTAGAATCGCTCGTGCGGATCGCTTCACTGGAGGACGGAAGAATCTCTTTCGTCGAAGAAGAACTGCTTGGCTGA